The Plasmodium berghei ANKA genome assembly, chromosome: 12 genome contains a region encoding:
- a CDS encoding cdc2-related protein kinase 5 gives MYGITLTKCKIYFNNIYSTVSLEEKLGGGTYGDVYKGKVVKYNNNNSDLYQNTNYLPYDYYTDEFIFFRKNIYAIKFFKDDLRTINEEGISCTTLRELSCLKNIGRHPNILRLIDVTIDRQKGISEYINRQILQHYTSNYHHQVKIDMVPLSLDQKFIFAAYEYCDGGDLKKLIQKTKISENQAGLCLKEAKWLSFQLLNGLAYLHNNKMCHRDLKPENVMLQYTHNNKYLLKIGDLGLCRELKNDGDMTPTVCTIYYRPLEVLLSKFDRSKTRSGKNGVNKSGSGSGSAKNGSVKNGSVKNGSVKNGSVKNGSVKNGSVKNGSVKNGSVKNGSIKNGSIKNGSIKNGSIKNGSGRCSEGRRSDDAYMGDEAFEKDYESFNDRDFQYGLNVDIWSAACIICELIIGKPLFRGVTEFDLIIRIVNSLGKPNNDELEYFSDSRFYPFKDDFFNIKIKNRKDALNVITNGKIDELGIDLLVKMLKYNPNDRITAADALSHPWFADIRFDNLDGIGVYNWYVHCLKYYIGIKTFREIEQRKKNLLTTTMISHFLCKSNDKYAKVIFKLINDTFKNLGGYKKSGRRSFAIFADKYANEHKNTNGFIKRASIKVLNDMKEKNVMETNEEVSFYDDSTTYYTSPTKSVKKINKFKRSSFHTIIPDQSYELIKGIRVKRNLSIPDFSSPNNKKYCRNQACSVTTTNRVYTQNIRSFKEFT, from the coding sequence ATGTATGGAATCACACTTActaaatgtaaaatatattttaacaatatatattcgaCAGTATCATTAGAGGAAAAATTAGGAGGGGGAACATATGGTGATGTATATAAAGGGAAAGtagtaaaatataataataataatagtgatctatatcaaaatacaaattatttaccatatgattattatactgacgaatttattttttttcgaaaaaatatatatgcaattaaattttttaaagatgATTTAAGGACAATAAATGAAGAAGGTATTAGTTGTACAACATTAAGAGAATTAAgttgtttaaaaaatataggaCGGCATccaaatattttaagatTAATAGATGTAACAATTGATAGACAAAAAGGTATTAgtgaatatattaatagaCAAATATTACAACATTATACATCGAATTATCATCATCAAGTTAAAATAGATATGGTTCCATTATCACTCGATCAGAAGTTTATATTTGCTGCTTATGAATATTGTGATGGAGgggatttaaaaaaattaattcaaaaaaCTAAAATTAGTGAAAATCAAGCCGGTTTATGTTTAAAAGAAGCAAAATGGTTATCCTTTCAATTACTAAATGGATTAGCTTatttacataataataaaatgtgcCATCGCGATTTAAAACCTGAAAATGTTATGCTACAATATacacataataataaatatttattaaaaattggTGATCTTGGGTTATGTAGGGAGCTTAAAAATGATGGCGATATGACGCCCACTGTTTGCACTATTTACTATAGGCCATTGGAAGTTCTTCTCTCGAAATTTGACAGATCCAAAACGCGATCCGGAAAAAACGGGGTAAACAAAAGTGGAAGTGGAAGTGGAAGTGCCAAAAATGGAAGTGTCAAAAATGGAAGTGTCAAAAATGGAAGTGTCAAAAATGGAAGTGTCAAAAATGGAAGTGTCAAAAATGGAAGTGTCAAAAATGGAAGTGTCAAAAATGGAAGTGTCAAAAATGGAAGTATCAAAAATGGAAGTATCAAAAATGGAAGTATCAAAAATGGAAGTATCAAAAATGGAAGTGGGCGATGTAGCGAAGGGAGACGGAGTGATGATGCATATATGGGGGATGAAGCATTTGAAAAGGATTACGAAAGTTTTAATGATAGAGATTTTCAATATGGATTAAATGTAGATATATGGTCAGCAGCTTGTATAATTTGCGAATTAATAATAGGTAAGCCATTATTTCGAGGGGTAACCGAATTCGATTTAATTATCAGAATAGTAAATTCTTTGGGAAAGCCCAATAATGACGAATTAGAATATTTTAGCGATTCTCGTTTTTATCCTTTTAAAgatgatttttttaatattaaaataaagaatcGAAAAGATGCATTAAACGTAATAACAAATGGTAAAATAGATGAATTGGGAATCGATTTATTAGttaaaatgttaaaatataatccTAATGATAGAATAACAGCAGCAGATGCTTTATCACACCCTTGGTTTGCTGATATCAGATTTGATAATTTAGATGGTATAGGGGTATATAATTGGTATGTACattgtttaaaatattatataggAATTAAAACATTTAGAGAAATAgaacaaagaaaaaaaaacctACTTACAACAACAATGAtttctcattttttatgtaaatctaatgataaatatgctaaagttatttttaaattaattaatgatacatttaaaaatttggGTGGGTATAAAAAAAGCGGAAGACGATCTTTTGCTATTTTTGCTGACAAATATGCAAATGAACATAAAAATACCAATGGGTTTATTAAAAGAGCTAGTATAAAAGTATTAAATGatatgaaagaaaaaaatgtaatggAAACTAATGAAGAAGTTTCATTTTATGACGACAGTACTACTTATTATACTTCTCCAACAAAGtcagttaaaaaaataaataaatttaaaagatcAAGTTTTCATACAATTATTCCTGATCAATCATATGAATTAATTAAAGGAATAAGAGTTAAGCGTAATTTATCAATACCCGATTTTTCAAGtccaaataataaaaaatattgtagaAATCAAGCATGTTCAGTTACAACTACAAATCGAGTATATACTCAAAATATTCGTTCATTCAAAGAATttacataa